The sequence below is a genomic window from Brooklawnia cerclae.
GGTCGACGGCGGCACGGTGACCAGGTCGTCGGTCGGATCGGCGTCGGAATCACCATCACCCAGGCACTGGTAGGACTGGAGGTCATAGCCGTCCGGGCCGTCCACCTCGGCTAACTGATAGGTCCCCGGGGCGATCGACTGACGCTCGATGCCGTCGGTTCCGCCGTCGCCGTCGCCGCTGAGGACGGTGGTGGTGCCGTCCTCTGACAAGACGGCGAGCTCCCACTCACCGGGCGCGTGAGTACCGAACGGGGCGTTGATGACCTGCTTGCGGAAAGTGATCGTCGAGCCCTGCCACACGTTGTGTGCGGTGCAGGTCACCTGAGAGCCTTCGGCGATGTCGACGACGTTCTTTCCCGCGCCGGTAACGGGAAGCTGTCCCTCCATGCTGTCCACGCAGGTCCAGCCGTCGAGTTCGTACCCAGAGACATCGACACCACCGATCGCCCCCTCGGTGAGGGTGTAGGAGCCGGGGCTCACGAACGCGTAGGTCACGGTGTTCAACCCGGAGCGGCCGGAGATCGCCGTCGACTGCGTGCCGCCCTCCGCCCGCAGGCCCCAGTCGAACTTGTCCAACTGGCCACCACCGGCGTTGTCGACCTCCTTGGTCAGGGTCAGCTGCGTGAGCGTGCGGCTACGGACGTTCACGATCGCACACGTGATGTCGTCACCGGAGGCGATCGCGATGCTGGTCACATGGGTGATGCCGCCGTCGCAGGAGAACCCGTCGGTGGTGTGGCCCTCGGTCGGGCCGTCCTCGGCCAGGTCGTAGCTGCCCGCCGGCACCGGCACACGCGTCACCTCGTCCGCACCGGTCACGCCTTCGACCGTCACGCCTGCCGCGCCGCCGGTGCCGGTCGCGCTCAGCGTCCAATCCGTGGCGGGCTGGGCGCTGTCCACCACCTGCTTGGTGAGGGTGAGCCAGCCGCCGGTGAACTCGTTGACGATCGTGCAGGTCACGTCAGCGCCCTCGTCGAGGGTGAGCACGGCGCCGTCGAGGCTGAAGGTCGACCCGGCTGGGTCGGTGCAAACCCAAGAGCTGGCGGTGTACCCGGCCGGACCCGTCTCCGACAAGGTGTAGCCGACGCCGGTCTCCACCTCGACGTGCGAGACCTGCGCGGATCCGGTCACGCCGCTGATCACGTCGCCGGTTCCGTCCGGGGTTGCGGTGAGAGTGAAGTCGGTGGGCGCGTGCGCCTGCCCGGCCGGCGACTCGACCTGTTTGACCAGCGTGAGCTGGGCACCGGAGGCCTCGGCGGTGTTGACGATCGTGCAGGTAACCGCCCGATCGAGCTCGATCGTGATCTGGTTGTTGCCGTTCACCGGGATGTCGCCCGTGGTGCCGAGATGGTCGACGTATTCACAATCCCACGAGCCGGCGATGTAGCCGCCTCCGGCAGGGCCACCAGACTCCTGGAGCCGGTAGGTGCCGATGCGCACAGGCTGGTTCGTGACCGGGGGCGTGTTCGCGGTGCCACCGACACCGGTCGGGCCGTCCAACGCCTGTAGCGTCCACATGGAGGCAGGTGCCGAACCGCCGTCGACCACCTTGCGCAGCGTCAGTGTCGACTGGACGGCTTCGTTGGTGATCGTGCAGGTGAGGCTCTGATTCTCGGCCAGCGTGATGATCGGGGACGGGTCGGTGTAGACGGTGCCACCGCAGTTCCAGTCACGGAACCGGTAGCCGGGCGGGGTGTTGGCGGTGGACAGCTCGGAGATCTGGTACTCGCCGGACGGGATGACCTTGGTCTGGAAGCCGTTGAGGCCGTTGGCTCGGAACGTCTCATCCGTGTCGGTGTTCACGGCCTGGACATCCCACTTGGTGCGATCCCCCTCGCTAGCACCGGTCGAGAGGTTCTCGATCGCCTTGTACAGCGACAACGTGCCGGTACCTGCGGCTGCTGCGGGCTCGACGGAACTGCCCAGCACCAGGCCGCTCGACATCAGAGCGCTGACGCATCCGATGCTCACCCAGCGACGTATCCTTCGAGATCTCATCTCATCTCCGCTCGCCAGCCCCATAGGTGCAGGGTCTCATCACGACACTGTTGCCTCGCTGACTGAGCCTATGGTCACTCGCTTCGAGGCGCCGTCGGTTGGAATCGATGGAGTCGACCACGGGTGCTCGCGGAAGAAATTGCTTCTCGGAAATGCAAAGAAAGCTGAAATTTGGTGATCCAATGCAACGAATAATGAAGTTGGCTGCGAGCGACGATGCCTTATGAGTCCCCTGCCGGTTGACAGATCCGGAGTGCCCGCTGGAGATCGGACAGGCTCTTTCCGATCAGTGCCAAGTAATGCCCGAGATAGTCGTCGACGACCTCTGATCCCTCTTCGGAGCCGGCTGCTGGCACCCAGTCCCCATTCGCCTCCAAAGCTTCCGCATCGAAGCCCATATATGCGCGAATCCGCCAGCCGGGTGGCGTGATCACCTGTAGGGGCGGATCGTCCGGCACTCGACAGAATCGGAACGACACCGGCTCGCGGGACAACCTACGATCCAGCCTCCACTTTCGCCATGTGAATGTCACATGCCCGGCAATCGCGTGTGCGGGATAGGGCTCGACCGAGAGAGAGACCGGGCCCGTCCAGAATGAGGGGAACCTGACGACCAGATGACGTGGCCGCACCCTTTCAACCGGCACTTCCTCGAAACACGTCCACCCGAAACCGCCGTACACGCGGTCGAGCAGGGCGGGAAGGTAGCGCACTCTGCTCGTCCGGCCCGTCTCGTAGTGGTGGATCTGATACACGCTGACCGACTCGGCCGGAGAATCGTCGTCCATCGCAAGCAGTCGCGTGGCCAGGGCCGCTACGTCGCTCTGCGACATGCCGCGAGCCTCGCGTATCGATCGATGCAATGTACGGCGCACAGCCGGGTCCGTCGGCGGCCGGGCGTCGTCCGGGCCGAATCCGAGCCAACCGGGCTCGGGCTCCGGCGGATCCCACTGAGGTCCAGCAGCGCAGCGGTCCCAGCGATCTGGTCCGACCATCGATCGGAGTCGTGCCAGCAGCGTCTCCGGGGTTCCCTGATCGCGCCGCCGGAGTTCGCCGGCGAAGAAGGTCACCATCTCGTCCTCAGGAAGGACGAGGCGCAGATCGTCGAAACCGGTCGAGGTCAGCGTAAGGACATCGAGCCATTCGGGTGGGGCGCCGCGACCCGTATCGCACCATCCGGGCCGGTCCAATACCACATGCCACGGCCACCTCGGATCGAACAGGCCAACCACGATCACGCCGCCGGAGTCAGCGACCACATCAAAGTTGATGCCCGTTGGCCCCGCCCAGCCCAAGCCCCTGATCCGACCGGGAGTGGCCGGGCGAATCCAGCTCCACGCGAATCCCGCCGACCCCTCGTGCATCGCACCCCAATGCCGTCGTGGC
It includes:
- a CDS encoding helix-turn-helix domain-containing protein; this encodes MLDSIGALLRAWRLHAGWTQRHVADVTGATIPAVSSWESDTHRPPVEALETLDRVYGAGGALVDLVRALGTPVGYMAADSDNPGVCGPRRHWGAMHEGSAGFAWSWIRPATPGRIRGLGWAGPTGINFDVVADSGGVIVVGLFDPRWPWHVVLDRPGWCDTGRGAPPEWLDVLTLTSTGFDDLRLVLPEDEMVTFFAGELRRRDQGTPETLLARLRSMVGPDRWDRCAAGPQWDPPEPEPGWLGFGPDDARPPTDPAVRRTLHRSIREARGMSQSDVAALATRLLAMDDDSPAESVSVYQIHHYETGRTSRVRYLPALLDRVYGGFGWTCFEEVPVERVRPRHLVVRFPSFWTGPVSLSVEPYPAHAIAGHVTFTWRKWRLDRRLSREPVSFRFCRVPDDPPLQVITPPGWRIRAYMGFDAEALEANGDWVPAAGSEEGSEVVDDYLGHYLALIGKSLSDLQRALRICQPAGDS